The genomic region CGCGAGGCTGCCGGGCGCCGTATCGGTGCCGAGACTGGTGCTCCCTCTCTCGCCGATTCTCAGCATCTCGGTTGTCTTCCGGCTGTGTGTTTGACCCAAAGGCAGGGAACTCAAAGCTGTCATCGATTATCCCGAAGGCAAACTGTCCGTAGCCCTGTGGGAGGGTGAAGAGGTGTTGGTCCACATTCTAGACAGAAATAAAGAGAGTGCTGGTTAGGACTAGGAGCAGAGAAGTCAAATCTGAGACTACCATTTCTAGTATTGAAAATTCTTATTTAGTTTCAGGACTAAAATTATTATCATCCACACAGGTAGCACCCCAAGAAAGGGGTCCTTCCCATGTCCCAGGACCAAACCCAGGATCCTCTACAAGGAACATAGGTAGCATGACCAATGATCTACAGAActctagaatcctagagttggaagaaccccctaagggcatccagtccaactgacCTACTCAGTGCAAGGACTCCAGCTACAACTACATAGCATCCCTAGCAGGAAGATGTCCAGAAAGAGGTCCCACCACTTCTCCAAGTAATTGGCCCCAAGGCCTAGCAAAAACATTTCTCATTGTACAAAATGTCCTCAAACTGTTTAGAGCTACGAATGGTTGGCTAACCTAGTCAGAGCCACCTAAATATGGAATTCTGCATTTCTGTCTGTTGAATGTAATCCTATTTACTGCAGCCCAGAtactgtcagccctccttatTGGCAAACTAGCCATGCATGGATAGGAATGTCCATGGATAGCCTCACCCCATTATTGTccatggcagtgcatgcacacattGCCATCCATTGACATTAATGGGACTTTTTTAAagaatccggggggggggggtccagaagtGAAccgatatggagggccaactgtatctagtttatcaaggtcctcTTGAATTGTCCCTATCTTTGTATTTGTTCACCACAGCccccagttttgtatcatttcCAAACTTGATAGAGTCCCTCCAATCCAGCATCTAATCATTGATAAAAACAAGGCTCCACCTAGTAAACCCAAAGACAGGCAAATTATGGACCAGGGAGCATGTAACTCCAAAGCTCC from Sceloporus undulatus isolate JIND9_A2432 ecotype Alabama unplaced genomic scaffold, SceUnd_v1.1 scaffold_7960, whole genome shotgun sequence harbors:
- the LOC121918298 gene encoding E3 ubiquitin-protein ligase RNF126-like: NVDQHLFTLPQGYGQFAFGIIDDSFEFPAFGSNTQPEDNRDAENRREREHQSRHRYGARQPRARFTARRAAGRHEGVPTLEGIIQQLVNGIIAPTTIPNLGVGPW